A genomic window from Pyricularia oryzae 70-15 chromosome 7, whole genome shotgun sequence includes:
- a CDS encoding mitochondrial ATP-binding cassette sub-family B member 6, whose protein sequence is MAIELEPWIQLVRGCCGVLVLVTAITPIPTLKIFGTGRSITNCNLNTLLFLFLALFFIYAAVFFRLVAEAVSRNSLPSIHAAFSETALVLATFMNAERLGDRDDKSPIHLNRAVSWCLLCAIELFVVVWTGLPGGQTSPPLASRVSAAIDVCKAATCVMILLQILPAIIANCNTASKPSPASPLDASSNPADILSLQMDTLREVEKLGGWWPLLKLFGVFSRYMFPVGEPVHQIRFVASFLLMVTHEVTELQEQLAFASILDAAATGSQVQTSFKKALLLRAVNTALSHIFGLLRAEIKLHRAESFATGVHAKILSMDPTFHSLANPTDLTKAVDDAKEFISLFDSIIFSHFINIMGIVMAATKLVSLHGPFLFIIMAYQITFTCVINSKGTQKRAEAFTKVHKLKVDQEHRRQDGLRGWTTLFNQNLIEHEIDCFRLVTGALIDQERKLDSCRLNFCLAQNIVSFCGVAAGYSFMIYRYGQGAATVGDLMLYTSVWATLWMRIGELTRTIPDLVDDLLDAAPLRRVLERSSAVQTSGAELLCGEGSLDLHDVSFTYPARDTPVVDHLSMSIKPGAKVALIGPSGTGKSTLLKLVMRYMSPSTGTILIDGQDISNIDKNSFHKSVGMMPQIPHIFNTTVMENVRMGKKNASDEEVYAACRRAMIHDTIIARPGGYESLMGENGSSFSGGEKQRIEFARLFLKQPKVVILDEPTSSLDPETEMQVLGNLINQFVHTTVIVVTHNVEIAKDFDRVILLGEGGKIVKDGSYRELLAKEATEQTTSHALQPGLTRY, encoded by the exons ATGGCCATCGAGCTCGAACCTTGGATTCAGCTCGTCCGTGGCTGCTGCGGCGTCCTTGTTCTTGTAACAGCCATAACCCCGATCCCCACACTCAAAATTTTCGGCACCGGTCGCAGCATAACAAACTGCAACCTAAACACACtgctgtttctttttctggctttattttttatttacgCGGCCGTTTTCTTTCGGCTCGTTGCTGAGGCGGTGTCCCGCAACTCGCTCCCCAGCATCCATGCGGCCTTTTCAGAAACTGCCCTCGTCCTCGCCACATTTATGAATGCAGAGCGGTTGGGCGACCGTGACGATAAGAGTCCAATTCATCTCAATCGAGCAGTTTCCTGGTGCCTCCTCTGCGCCATCGagcttttcgtcgtcgtttgGACAGGCTTGCCGGGCGGCCAAACCAGCCCTCCGTTGGCCTCACGGGTCAGCGCCGCAATTGATGTTTGCAAAGCGGCCACGTGCGTCATGATCCTGTTGCAAATATTGCCAGCCATCATCGCAAATTGCAACACCGCGTCCAAGCCCAGCCCGGCTTCGCCTTTGGACGCCAGCAGCAACCCGGCCGACATTTTAAGCTTACAAATGGATACGCTACGGGAAGTGGAAAAGCTCGGCGGGTGGTGGCCCCTTTTGAAACTATTTGGGGTTTTTTCCAGATACATGTTTCCCGTGGGCGAACCAGTACACCAGATACGTTTCGTCGCTTCGTTCCTATTGATGGTGACCCACGAGGTTACGGAGTTGCAAGAACAGCTTGCCTTCGCCTCTATTTTAGACGCAGCTGCGACAGGGTCTCAGGTGCAAACCTCGTTCAAAAAAGCATTACTACTTCGAGCCGTAAATACTGCACTTTCTCATATCTTTGGGCTTTTGAGGGCCGAAATCAAACTGCACCGGGCCGAGTCTTTCGCTACAGGCGTCCACGCTAAAATCCTTTCCATGGACCCCACGTTCCACTCGCTGGCCAACCCCACGGATTTGACAAAGGCTGTCGACGACGCTAAAGAGTTTATAAGCCTGTTTGATTCAATCATCTTTTCCCATTTCATAAACATAATGGGGATCGTCATGGCCGCGACAAAACTCGTCAGCTTGCATGGGCCCTTTTTGTTTATCATCATGGCCTATCAAATAACCTTTACCTGCGTCATTAATAGTAAAGGGACCCAGAAGCGGGCGGAAGCGTTTACAAAAGTCCACAAACTCAAAGTCGACCAAGAGCATCGTCGCCAGGACGGTCTACGCGGGTGGACGACATTGTTCAACCAAAATTTGATCGAACACGAGATCGATTGCTTTAGATTAGTCACGGGGGCTTTGATCGACCAAGAGCGAAAACTTGACTCGTGCAGGCTTAACTTCTGCCTCGCTCAAAACATTGTCAGCTTCTGCGGGGTCGCCGCTGGGTACTCTTTTATGATCTACCGGTATGGCCAAGGGGCTGCCACGGTCGGGGACCTGATGCTCTATACTTCGGTCTGGGCGACATTGTGGATGCGGATCGGGGAGCTGACGCGCACAATACCCGATCTCGTCGATGACCTGTTGGACGCAGCGCCGCTGCGTCGGGTTTTGGAGAGGAGCTCGGCCGTCCAGACAAGTGGCGCGGAGCTCCTATGCGGTGAGGGGAGCTTGGACCTGCACGACGTATCGTTTACGTACCCGGCCAGGGATACCCCGGTGGTAGACCACCTGAGCATGTCGATCAAGCCGGGGGCCAAAGTCGCATTGATTGGGCCTAGCGGGACCGGCAAGTCAACCTTACTCAAGCTTGTCATGCGTTATATGTCGCCCAGTACTGGTACTATTTTGATTGACGGGCAGGACATTAGCAACATTGACAAAAACTC ATTCCACAAATCAGTCGGGATGATGCCCCAAATACCTCACATTTTCAACACCACGGTGATGGAAAACGTTAGAATGGGAAAGAAAAACGCCAGCGATGAAGAGGTCTACGCCGCGTGTCGACGTGCCATGATCCATGACACTATAATAGCTCGCCCTGGCGGATATGAATCTTTGATGGGTGAGAATGGAAG TTCCTTTTCTGGTGGTGAAAAGCAACGTATCGAATTTGCTCGTTTGTTCCTCAAACAACCCAAAGTCGTCATCCTCGACGAGCCAACATCCAGCCTTGATCCCGAGACCGAAATGCAGGTTCTTGGGAACCTTATAAATCAGTTTGTCCACACTACCGTCATCGTTGTCAC TCACAACGTTGAGATTGCTAAAGACTTTGATAGGGTTATACTGCTCGGGGAGGGCGGCAAAATTGTAAAAGATGGAAGCTATAGAGAGCTGTTGGCAAAGGAAGCAACAGAGCAAACGACCTCCCACGCATTGCAACCTGGTCTTACTAGATATTAA